The following DNA comes from Deinococcus sp. NW-56.
GGCAGGCACTCACCGAGCGAGGACTGCTGTGGTCGGTCGGCATCACCCGCACGCAGACGGTCTATCCCAGGGACGTTCGCTTGATCCCCATCCCTCGGATCTTCCGGGGCAGGAAACCGACGCACCCAACCCCATCCGAGGACCGACTGTCGGTAGAAGAAGTGCTGGCGGGTGCTGCATGGCAGCACCTGGTATGGCGACATGGAACCAAAGGCCCGCTCTCCGGACGCTTCGCGGCTGAATACGTTCGCCTGGCAGACGGGGAGGAGTACGCTCGCAGTCAACATCTGCCGGGTCAAGCCGCCTGGATCATCGGAGAACAGCGACGAGGTGAGGAGCGCAAATACTACGTCTGCAATCTGCCCCCTGACACGCCGTTGTCGCGGTTGGTGGAAGTCACCAAGCGCCGCTGGGCGTGTGAGCTGAGCCACCGGGAGCTGAAGGACGAAGTCGGGCTGGACCACTTCGAGGGCCGGTCCTGGCAAGGTCTGCATCACCACGCCGTGCTGTGTATGGTGGCCCTGACCTTCCTGCAATGGCTTCGCCTCACCCAGCCCGACGACCTCAGAGGCGACACCATTCCGGCCATTCGAGCGGAGGTGGCAGGGGACTTGCCCCTGCCACCTCCTTGCCGCCGATGTCACACCTGCACCGCCTTATTCAGCGGCCCCTGAATATCCCCGAAGTACAGTTAGAGGCTGCCAAGAACCCTAAGCAAAAAGTGGCGTGAGGTTGTGGCAGAGCAGAATGCAGGCGGCGAGGAAGTGGAACCCAACCAATGTGGAGGGAAGGCGTTCCAGATCTCGGCTCAGCCTCCGGAAGCGTGCCAGCCAC
Coding sequences within:
- a CDS encoding transposase, with the protein product MGEQRRGEERKYYVCNLPPDTPLSRLVEVTKRRWACELSHRELKDEVGLDHFEGRSWQGLHHHAVLCMVALTFLQWLRLTQPDDLRGDTIPAIRAEVAGDLPLPPPCRRCHTCTALFSGP